In one window of Lewinella sp. 4G2 DNA:
- a CDS encoding MFS transporter, with protein MNASLASIKDLYVKAFTGLPRKVWLLSFIMLINRSGAMVVAFLSVYLINSRGFSPIDAGYVMATFGAGGVVGNYIGGILNDRYGSWHIMVASLFLSGVLHIVLAYVTDFWGLCGLVFLISIVADAFRPANRAAIAIYAPPERLTQSYGLQRMAVNLGFSIGPALGGFLIYEFGYSLMFWGDGITYLLAGILFLVLLPKDETAVPLVSEEDRAADRAAYARGEAGGSKPAFREPWLVMYVVANAFIMLCFFNLFSTFSPYLASAGYDERLIGLLFTISGVVIVAVEMPALYVIESRYRLIKVMLIGAGIIILSFALLPLAVGLGFLALSLCVILLSLGEITYMPLTNAYLSKYAPPARRGEYLGVLSASYSAAFILAQLVGFGVAELYGYGAAILVSCAVAGAGVWILSRVDGVRTGGGL; from the coding sequence ATGAATGCTTCCCTGGCTTCCATTAAGGACCTTTACGTCAAGGCATTCACGGGTCTGCCGCGTAAAGTTTGGTTGCTCTCCTTCATCATGTTGATCAACCGGAGTGGCGCCATGGTGGTCGCCTTCCTTTCCGTTTACCTCATCAACAGCCGGGGCTTCTCCCCCATCGACGCGGGCTACGTCATGGCCACCTTCGGGGCCGGCGGCGTGGTGGGCAACTACATCGGTGGCATCCTGAACGATCGCTACGGCTCCTGGCACATCATGGTGGCGTCTCTCTTTCTATCCGGGGTGCTACACATCGTGCTGGCTTACGTGACGGATTTTTGGGGCCTCTGCGGCTTGGTCTTCCTCATCTCCATCGTGGCGGATGCCTTTCGCCCCGCCAACCGGGCGGCGATCGCCATTTATGCCCCACCGGAACGACTGACCCAGTCCTATGGTCTCCAGCGCATGGCCGTCAACTTGGGCTTCAGCATCGGCCCGGCGTTGGGTGGCTTTCTGATCTACGAGTTCGGCTACTCCCTGATGTTCTGGGGAGACGGCATCACTTACCTCCTCGCCGGCATCCTGTTTTTGGTACTGTTGCCCAAAGATGAAACCGCCGTCCCCCTTGTCAGCGAGGAAGATCGCGCCGCCGACCGGGCCGCCTACGCCCGGGGGGAAGCCGGAGGCAGCAAACCGGCCTTCCGGGAGCCCTGGTTGGTGATGTACGTCGTGGCAAACGCTTTCATCATGTTGTGTTTCTTCAACCTCTTCAGCACCTTTTCGCCCTACCTCGCCTCGGCGGGTTACGACGAGCGCTTGATCGGCCTGTTGTTCACCATCAGCGGCGTCGTCATCGTCGCCGTGGAGATGCCCGCGCTCTACGTCATCGAATCCAGGTACCGGCTCATCAAGGTCATGCTCATCGGGGCGGGCATCATCATTTTGTCCTTCGCTTTGCTACCACTGGCCGTGGGGCTGGGTTTTCTGGCCCTCTCCCTTTGCGTCATCCTGCTCTCCCTCGGGGAGATCACCTACATGCCACTCACGAATGCCTACCTCTCCAAATACGCCCCACCAGCGCGGCGGGGGGAATACCTCGGCGTACTGAGCGCGAGTTATTCTGCGGCCTTTATTTTGGCCCAGCTGGTTGGTTTTGGGGTGGCGGAGCTGTACGGTTACGGTGCGGCGATCCTCGTTTCTTGCGCTGTCGCGGGTGCCGGGGTTTGGATACTGAGCCGGGTGGATGGGGTGAGGACTGGTGGGGGACTTTAG
- the pdxH gene encoding pyridoxamine 5'-phosphate oxidase — MAIDAGDLRVDYQADQLLEGQAAADPFVQFDQWFQAAKASDCPEPNAMIVATVTADGRPAARVVLLKQVTEEGFVFYTNYESRKGQELLANPNTAVVFNWLELQRQVRIEGTVEKAPAQMSTDYFQSRPRKSQIGAWVSPQSQVVPDRAFLEQRQEEVEARFAGTEELPRPEHWGGFLIKPTLIEFWQGRSSRLHDRLVYTPAEGGKWKIDRLAP, encoded by the coding sequence ATGGCCATTGATGCTGGAGACCTGCGGGTCGATTATCAAGCGGACCAATTACTGGAAGGGCAGGCTGCGGCCGATCCCTTCGTACAATTCGACCAGTGGTTCCAGGCGGCGAAGGCCTCCGATTGCCCGGAACCCAACGCCATGATTGTCGCTACCGTGACGGCGGATGGCCGCCCCGCCGCCCGCGTCGTCCTCCTCAAACAGGTGACCGAGGAGGGTTTCGTGTTCTACACCAATTACGAAAGCCGCAAGGGCCAGGAATTATTGGCCAACCCCAATACCGCAGTGGTCTTCAATTGGTTGGAACTCCAACGGCAGGTCAGGATCGAAGGGACGGTAGAAAAAGCACCGGCGCAGATGTCGACGGACTACTTCCAGTCCCGCCCCCGCAAAAGTCAGATCGGTGCCTGGGTGAGCCCCCAGAGCCAGGTCGTCCCGGACCGTGCCTTTCTCGAACAACGGCAGGAAGAAGTGGAAGCCCGGTTTGCGGGGACGGAAGAGTTGCCCCGCCCGGAACACTGGGGTGGTTTCCTCATCAAACCTACCCTGATTGAATTCTGGCAGGGCCGCAGCAGCCGCCTCCACGACCGGTTGGTTTATACCCCGGCGGAAGGTGGAAAATGGAAGATCGACCGGCTCGCTCCCTAA
- the clpX gene encoding ATP-dependent Clp protease ATP-binding subunit ClpX: MRGKKQEINCSFCGRNKEETLVLVTGLSSNICETCVDQARDIIADELYGGVYPEEENRREEKPSKRKEFRLPEGTTPRRIKEHLDKYVIGQDQAKKIISVAVYNHYKRLSFPPTMAEEVQIEKSNLLLVGRTGTGKTLLAKTIAKMLDVPFAIVDATVFTQAGYVGEDVESILSRLLQVCDYDVSSAERGIVYIDEMDKVARKADNPSITRDVSGEGVQQAMLKMLEGTEVLVPPQGGRKHPEQNLVKMNTENILFICGGAFDGIEKVIARRMNSKVIGFGSKDTKRIEEEDMLEYVTHKDVRRYGMIPELIGRLPIVTYLRPLDLEAMKRILTEPRNSLVKQYQHLFRLEGINLTFSDDVIEYLAQTALEYELGARGLRSICEAVMTDAMFETPDEKDIKHLTIDLKYAKAKLEGGMLEVLRAA, translated from the coding sequence ATGCGAGGTAAGAAACAAGAGATCAACTGTTCATTCTGCGGCCGTAACAAGGAGGAGACGCTCGTGCTCGTCACCGGCCTATCGTCCAATATCTGTGAAACCTGTGTGGACCAGGCCCGGGATATCATCGCCGATGAACTCTACGGTGGCGTCTACCCCGAAGAGGAGAACCGCAGGGAAGAGAAACCCAGTAAGCGAAAAGAATTCCGCTTACCGGAAGGCACCACGCCCCGCCGGATCAAGGAGCACCTCGATAAGTACGTGATTGGGCAGGACCAGGCCAAGAAGATCATCTCCGTGGCGGTGTACAACCACTACAAACGCCTGTCTTTCCCGCCCACCATGGCGGAAGAAGTGCAGATTGAAAAGAGTAACCTCCTCCTCGTTGGCCGCACCGGTACGGGGAAAACTCTCCTGGCGAAGACCATCGCCAAGATGCTCGACGTTCCCTTCGCCATCGTGGATGCCACCGTATTTACCCAGGCCGGCTACGTGGGGGAAGACGTTGAATCTATCCTCAGCCGCCTCCTGCAGGTGTGTGACTACGACGTATCCTCCGCCGAACGCGGAATCGTCTACATCGACGAGATGGACAAGGTGGCCCGTAAGGCCGACAACCCCAGCATCACCCGAGATGTAAGTGGCGAAGGCGTGCAACAGGCCATGCTCAAAATGTTGGAGGGTACGGAAGTGCTCGTCCCACCTCAGGGTGGCCGCAAGCACCCCGAGCAGAACCTGGTAAAGATGAATACGGAGAACATCCTCTTCATCTGTGGTGGTGCCTTCGACGGCATCGAAAAGGTGATTGCCCGACGGATGAACTCCAAGGTGATCGGCTTCGGTAGCAAGGACACCAAGCGGATCGAGGAAGAAGATATGTTGGAATACGTGACCCATAAGGACGTGCGCCGTTACGGGATGATTCCCGAACTGATCGGCCGCCTCCCCATCGTTACCTACCTGCGGCCCCTCGATCTGGAAGCGATGAAACGCATCCTGACGGAGCCCCGCAACAGCCTGGTCAAGCAGTACCAACACCTCTTCCGGTTGGAAGGGATCAACCTCACTTTTTCCGACGACGTGATCGAGTACCTCGCCCAGACGGCCCTTGAGTACGAGCTCGGTGCCCGCGGCTTGCGCTCCATCTGTGAGGCTGTGATGACGGACGCCATGTTCGAGACCCCCGACGAAAAGGACATCAAGCACCTTACGATCGACCTCAAGTACGCTAAGGCTAAACTAGAGGGTGGGATGCTCGAAGTGCTGCGAGCGGCGTAA
- a CDS encoding ClpP family protease, which yields MIPQDEFMKYATRHMGMSTMHLEKYAQAVGGMASPNVSGFSPNVIEERQMNIAAIDVFSRLMMDRIIFMGVQVTDYVANVVQAQLLFLESVDPKRDVQLFINSPGGSVIAGMGMYDTMQYITPDVATICTGLAASMGSLLLTAGAEGKRSILPHARVMIHQPSGGMQGQFSDMEINYRLISQLRDELYNIYVKHTGKEFDQIAKDADRDNWMTAPEAVAYGLVDEVLTRDRDKA from the coding sequence ATGATCCCACAGGATGAATTCATGAAATACGCCACCCGCCACATGGGTATGAGCACGATGCACCTCGAAAAATACGCGCAAGCGGTAGGTGGCATGGCTTCCCCCAACGTGAGTGGTTTTTCCCCCAACGTAATCGAAGAGCGGCAAATGAACATCGCCGCCATCGACGTCTTCAGCCGCCTGATGATGGATCGCATCATCTTCATGGGCGTGCAGGTGACGGACTACGTCGCCAACGTCGTTCAGGCCCAGCTCCTCTTCCTGGAGTCCGTGGACCCCAAGCGCGACGTGCAACTCTTTATTAATAGCCCGGGCGGTAGCGTCATCGCCGGTATGGGGATGTACGATACGATGCAGTACATCACGCCGGATGTGGCCACCATCTGTACCGGCCTCGCCGCCTCCATGGGTAGCCTCTTGCTGACGGCCGGCGCCGAGGGCAAGCGCTCCATCCTTCCTCACGCGCGGGTGATGATCCACCAGCCAAGTGGTGGCATGCAGGGCCAGTTCTCCGATATGGAGATCAACTACCGCCTCATCAGCCAGTTGCGGGATGAGCTCTACAACATCTACGTCAAGCACACTGGTAAGGAGTTCGATCAGATCGCCAAGGATGCCGACCGCGATAACTGGATGACCGCCCCCGAAGCCGTTGCCTACGGTTTGGTGGACGAAGTACTGACCCGCGACCGCGATAAGGCCTAA
- a CDS encoding two-component regulator propeller domain-containing protein, protein MLKRFLPCLFLALALLPCTRGSAQTDSIGQWRTLQSFRFGAYVTESEDDIIYSSGRAIFYLDKEDLSIRTLTRDNGLAETRVRIVRYHRPTETLVIVYESGVIDLLRNNRFSTLRQIDNFNFNGDKTIYDIFFGEDDVAYISAGFGLTALDLNEETFLFTTFTGIRVNAAAQHEGRLYAATDEGMYRVQQAGTNLNDFGNWELLGPTNDFPGDYLTSAVNVFKGQLYFGIDEDIYRLENDRANRIFDTDPDPNYRLQYLSAGPNYLLGGYACQDDNCSRRQVAILNENGLRDIIFGCLFRTNNAIEDEQGRVWFGEQGTDFIRYVDDVFSEDCNRLEYPGPLTDRNFRLLHDGNALWVAPAVLNENFGPSFFFGGAYRLLDNSWNAFNRNNVEAFLGRDGQPNGNDDVATIVDVHYDPVGNAHWFSSFYEGVIRFDEASETGELYDEFNSTLSNAIGESAGRVRVAGVVTDPQGFNYFANSGADDGNIISVRSPDGEWADLGGDCDLNVALSIEIDDSGFLWVIHATSDGGGITVLDVNGTPMDPSDDRCRTILSSNSRLPTNSVRSVTVDQRGVVWVGTAEGIILFECGSEVFNTANCTGRLPVATAEDDFNGFLLQTEEIRSITVDGGNQKWVGTLSGGVYLLSPDGDEQILNFTSGNSPLLDNLVRDIAIDPETGTVYFGTDLGIISWRGEATAPSAPDFRDPFTIFPNPVEPGYDGPIAINGLVRDARVKITDLSGKLVDEGTATGGQYVWNGRDYNGRSVTSGVYLVFASSNARFGIADPKSAVGKIVIVR, encoded by the coding sequence ATGCTGAAAAGGTTCCTTCCCTGCTTATTTCTGGCCCTGGCCCTCCTCCCCTGCACCCGCGGCAGCGCCCAGACGGATAGCATCGGGCAGTGGCGGACCTTGCAGTCATTCCGGTTCGGCGCCTACGTGACGGAGAGTGAGGACGACATTATTTACTCTTCCGGGCGGGCGATTTTTTACCTGGATAAGGAGGACCTCAGCATCCGGACGCTTACGCGGGACAACGGCCTGGCCGAAACGCGCGTACGGATCGTGCGCTACCACCGGCCCACCGAAACGCTCGTGATCGTATACGAAAGCGGGGTCATCGACCTGCTGCGGAACAACCGGTTCAGCACGCTGCGGCAGATCGACAACTTTAATTTCAACGGGGATAAGACGATCTACGACATCTTTTTCGGGGAGGATGACGTCGCTTACATCTCCGCCGGGTTCGGGCTGACGGCCCTGGATCTGAACGAAGAGACCTTCCTCTTCACCACCTTTACCGGCATCCGCGTGAACGCCGCCGCCCAACATGAAGGGCGTCTGTACGCGGCCACCGACGAGGGAATGTACCGGGTACAACAGGCTGGTACGAACCTGAATGATTTTGGCAATTGGGAACTACTCGGGCCAACCAATGACTTCCCCGGTGACTACCTGACGAGCGCCGTGAACGTCTTTAAAGGCCAACTCTACTTCGGCATCGACGAGGATATCTACCGGCTCGAAAATGACCGGGCTAACCGCATCTTCGACACTGACCCGGACCCGAATTACCGCCTGCAGTACCTCTCCGCCGGGCCGAATTACCTGCTGGGTGGCTACGCTTGCCAGGACGATAATTGCAGCCGCCGCCAGGTCGCCATCCTCAACGAAAATGGCCTGCGCGACATCATTTTTGGCTGCCTTTTCCGGACGAACAACGCCATCGAAGATGAGCAGGGCCGCGTCTGGTTCGGCGAGCAGGGGACGGATTTTATCCGTTACGTCGACGATGTGTTCAGCGAAGACTGTAACCGCCTCGAATACCCCGGCCCGTTGACGGACCGCAATTTCCGCTTGCTCCACGACGGAAACGCGCTGTGGGTAGCCCCCGCCGTGCTGAACGAAAACTTCGGCCCCTCCTTCTTTTTCGGCGGCGCCTACCGCCTGCTGGACAATTCCTGGAACGCCTTCAACCGGAATAACGTAGAGGCCTTCCTCGGCCGCGACGGGCAACCCAACGGCAACGATGACGTGGCGACGATCGTGGACGTCCACTACGACCCGGTCGGTAACGCCCACTGGTTTTCCTCCTTTTACGAAGGGGTAATTCGCTTCGACGAGGCCTCTGAGACCGGGGAACTGTACGATGAATTCAACTCCACGCTGAGTAATGCGATCGGGGAAAGCGCGGGCCGCGTCCGGGTAGCCGGAGTCGTCACTGACCCACAGGGATTCAACTATTTCGCCAACAGTGGGGCGGACGACGGGAACATCATTTCCGTCCGCAGCCCCGACGGCGAGTGGGCCGATCTCGGGGGTGATTGCGACCTGAATGTAGCCCTCTCCATCGAAATCGACGACAGTGGATTCCTCTGGGTCATCCACGCTACCAGCGACGGGGGTGGTATCACCGTGCTCGACGTGAATGGCACGCCGATGGACCCCTCCGACGATCGCTGCCGGACCATCCTCTCCAGCAACAGCCGCCTTCCAACGAACAGCGTCAGGAGCGTCACCGTGGACCAACGCGGCGTCGTCTGGGTGGGCACCGCGGAGGGCATCATCCTGTTTGAGTGCGGTTCGGAGGTCTTCAACACCGCTAATTGTACGGGCCGCCTGCCGGTGGCAACGGCGGAGGACGATTTTAACGGCTTCCTGCTGCAAACGGAGGAGATCCGCTCCATCACCGTCGACGGTGGTAATCAAAAATGGGTCGGTACGCTCAGCGGTGGCGTCTACCTGCTTTCGCCGGACGGGGACGAGCAGATCCTCAACTTCACTTCCGGCAACAGCCCCCTGCTGGATAATTTGGTCCGGGACATTGCCATTGACCCGGAGACCGGCACGGTTTATTTCGGTACGGATCTCGGCATCATCAGCTGGCGGGGAGAGGCCACGGCGCCCTCCGCACCGGATTTTCGGGACCCGTTCACCATTTTCCCCAACCCCGTCGAGCCCGGTTACGACGGCCCCATCGCCATCAACGGCCTCGTACGGGACGCCCGCGTGAAGATCACCGACCTTTCCGGCAAGCTCGTCGACGAAGGCACCGCGACGGGTGGCCAGTACGTCTGGAACGGTCGGGATTACAACGGCCGCAGCGTAACTTCGGGCGTCTATCTCGTCTTCGCCTCCAGCAATGCCCGCTTTGGAATTGCCGACCCTAAATCTGCCGTTGGCAAGATCGTGATCGTCCGTTGA
- a CDS encoding bifunctional 2-polyprenyl-6-hydroxyphenol methylase/3-demethylubiquinol 3-O-methyltransferase UbiG: MPLLTRQDFIDVYQKLRQRGSGFLLSKLNPNGLERTKSAFDESSYDSSNWWIIPAVRRRWNILITGDPEENYESFAMRTVYAGREGLRMLSIGSGVCSHEMIFAGYPEFASVTCVDIVPTLLEKAKGLAAEKGIENMEFVVGDIRSLDLLLAHYDVVLFHASLHHISDVEELLTQKVKSWLRPGGTVMINEYVGPDRLQYPREQISYINKAIQLLPESHRTLFRTGHLKQAYYGVGSLRMRIADPSECVESSHIMPTLRRAFRPVVERAYGGNLLMATLKDISHHFVADTEVNRALLEELFALEDAYLEGRESDFVFGIYGV, translated from the coding sequence TTGCCACTGCTGACCCGCCAGGATTTTATCGATGTCTACCAAAAATTGCGGCAACGCGGTAGTGGTTTCCTGCTGTCCAAACTAAATCCGAACGGGCTGGAGCGGACGAAGAGTGCCTTCGACGAGAGTTCTTACGACAGCTCGAATTGGTGGATCATTCCCGCAGTTCGCCGCCGGTGGAACATCCTCATTACTGGGGACCCGGAGGAGAATTATGAATCCTTTGCCATGCGAACGGTTTACGCCGGTCGGGAGGGCTTGCGGATGCTGTCCATCGGTTCCGGGGTGTGTAGCCACGAGATGATCTTCGCCGGTTACCCCGAGTTTGCATCGGTCACCTGCGTGGATATCGTCCCTACCCTGCTGGAAAAAGCCAAAGGCCTTGCCGCGGAGAAGGGGATTGAGAACATGGAGTTCGTGGTGGGGGATATCCGTTCCCTGGATCTACTTCTGGCGCATTACGACGTCGTGCTTTTCCACGCCTCCCTCCACCACATTTCGGACGTGGAGGAATTGCTCACCCAAAAGGTCAAAAGCTGGCTGCGGCCCGGCGGCACCGTGATGATCAACGAATACGTGGGCCCGGACCGGTTACAGTACCCTCGGGAGCAGATTTCCTACATCAATAAGGCCATCCAGTTACTGCCGGAGTCGCACCGAACCTTGTTTCGGACGGGCCACCTCAAGCAAGCCTACTACGGCGTCGGCTCCCTCCGCATGCGGATTGCGGACCCTTCGGAGTGCGTGGAGTCCTCCCACATCATGCCGACCCTCCGCCGTGCTTTCCGTCCGGTAGTGGAGCGGGCCTACGGCGGTAATTTGTTGATGGCCACGCTCAAGGACATCTCCCACCACTTCGTGGCCGATACGGAGGTAAACCGGGCCTTGCTCGAAGAACTTTTTGCTTTGGAGGATGCCTACCTGGAGGGGCGAGAGAGTGACTTTGTGTTTGGGATTTACGGGGTGTGA
- the rlmN gene encoding 23S rRNA (adenine(2503)-C(2))-methyltransferase RlmN: protein MPTTATKRKDIRSLSLEELTSAMILRGEKKFRAKQVYEWLWKKGARNFDEMTNLSLELRETLKAEFAFPVMSEDMVQRSSDGTIKSRFRLHDGHLIESVLIPVVADDRFTVCVSSQVGCSLTCTFCATGRMKRLRNLTAAEIYDQVYLVNEQCLETYGKPLTNIVYMGMGEPLLAFKEVVGSIDRITSHTGLHMAPRRLTVSTAGIAKMIVKLADEDTKVNLAISLHAADDAKRNEIMPINESNNLEVLVDSLKYFYAKTKKRIGFEYITFQDFNDNIEDAEKLYQICKQVPSMVNIIEYNPIDNAPFRKSTEHRIDDFATYLRDRGIMVTVRRSRGKDIDAACGQLANK from the coding sequence ATGCCAACCACCGCCACCAAGCGCAAAGATATCCGGTCCCTTTCCCTGGAGGAATTGACCTCGGCCATGATCCTGCGCGGAGAAAAGAAATTCCGGGCCAAACAGGTCTACGAATGGCTGTGGAAAAAGGGTGCCCGTAATTTTGATGAAATGACCAACCTTTCCCTCGAACTACGGGAAACGCTGAAGGCGGAATTCGCCTTCCCGGTCATGTCCGAAGACATGGTCCAGCGGAGTTCGGACGGGACGATCAAGAGCCGCTTCCGCCTGCACGATGGCCACCTCATTGAGTCCGTCCTCATCCCCGTAGTGGCGGACGACCGCTTTACCGTCTGCGTCTCCAGTCAGGTGGGGTGTAGCCTGACGTGCACCTTCTGCGCTACCGGCCGCATGAAACGCCTCCGTAACCTCACCGCTGCGGAAATCTACGACCAAGTCTACCTCGTTAATGAGCAGTGCTTGGAGACCTACGGCAAACCTCTGACGAACATTGTCTACATGGGCATGGGCGAGCCACTGCTGGCCTTCAAGGAAGTGGTGGGCAGCATCGACCGCATCACCTCCCACACCGGGCTTCACATGGCCCCGCGCCGCCTCACCGTTTCGACGGCGGGCATCGCAAAAATGATCGTCAAATTAGCCGATGAGGATACCAAAGTCAACCTCGCCATCTCCCTCCACGCGGCGGACGATGCGAAGCGTAACGAGATCATGCCCATCAATGAGAGCAACAACCTGGAGGTACTCGTCGATAGCCTGAAGTACTTCTACGCCAAAACCAAGAAACGGATTGGTTTCGAGTACATCACCTTCCAGGATTTCAACGATAACATCGAGGATGCCGAGAAGCTCTACCAGATCTGTAAGCAGGTCCCGAGCATGGTCAACATCATCGAGTACAACCCCATCGATAACGCTCCCTTCCGTAAATCCACGGAGCACCGCATTGACGATTTCGCGACCTACCTCCGCGACCGCGGCATCATGGTCACCGTCCGCCGAAGCCGGGGTAAGGACATTGATGCGGCCTGTGGCCAATTGGCGAATAAGTAG